A stretch of Imperialibacter roseus DNA encodes these proteins:
- a CDS encoding energy transducer TonB, whose product MTFLALVLWIPSLAFGQTAGASSPGSNGSNPGPALEHIDTVVTSFKQGKWQQVVAMFDSIVSNNYFTNNQLYYAVSKSLESLSRETPEPAKKDSLMQASKKVYEASLGEWGEQVMEGGVDLKVYSIVDKNPEPVGGMKNYTTYLEQNMNYPPDALQQKKEGKVFLQFVVNKDGSIDAIKVQRGLCKTCNEEAIRLIKEGPKWTPGKQSGQPVFVRMVLPVSFNIRDYYRALKVKNTN is encoded by the coding sequence ATGACCTTTTTAGCACTCGTGCTATGGATACCCTCGTTGGCTTTTGGCCAGACAGCAGGAGCCTCGTCGCCGGGTTCCAACGGCTCCAATCCCGGCCCGGCCCTGGAACACATCGATACGGTTGTCACCTCCTTCAAGCAAGGCAAATGGCAGCAGGTAGTCGCCATGTTCGATTCCATTGTCTCCAACAACTACTTTACCAACAACCAGCTCTACTATGCAGTAAGCAAAAGTCTGGAAAGCCTTTCCAGAGAAACGCCCGAACCCGCAAAAAAGGATTCGCTGATGCAAGCCTCAAAAAAGGTGTACGAGGCGAGTTTGGGCGAATGGGGCGAACAGGTAATGGAAGGTGGTGTGGATCTGAAAGTGTATTCTATAGTTGACAAAAACCCGGAGCCTGTAGGTGGCATGAAAAATTACACTACCTACCTGGAGCAAAACATGAACTACCCGCCCGACGCACTTCAGCAGAAGAAAGAAGGTAAGGTATTCCTGCAGTTTGTAGTTAACAAAGACGGCAGCATTGATGCCATCAAGGTGCAGCGTGGGCTGTGCAAGACCTGCAACGAAGAGGCAATCAGGCTCATAAAAGAGGGGCCTAAATGGACTCCCGGCAAGCAAAGCGGACAACCAGTGTTTGTGAGAATGGTGCTACCTGTCTCGTTCAATATAAGAGACTACTACCGGGCACTAAAGGTCAAGAACACTAACTAG
- a CDS encoding DUF5655 domain-containing protein encodes MWTCPLCNNSFSRENQYHSCNDRTLESFLERRRPEIVELFYYFIDQYKQIGDFEVHPAKTQIGFGAKLRFGYIPRVGKEFIDVALTLPRKYEDNLCFHRIGEVPGSEIYQHYLRLMHKDDINDEVKKYMKLALDYGNKEFNDW; translated from the coding sequence ATGTGGACTTGCCCCTTATGTAACAATAGCTTCTCCAGGGAAAACCAGTACCACTCCTGCAACGACCGCACGCTGGAGAGCTTTCTGGAAAGACGAAGGCCGGAAATAGTAGAGCTGTTTTACTACTTCATTGATCAGTACAAGCAAATTGGCGACTTTGAGGTGCATCCTGCCAAAACCCAGATTGGTTTTGGTGCGAAACTAAGGTTTGGGTACATACCACGAGTGGGCAAAGAGTTTATTGATGTAGCCCTTACCCTGCCCAGAAAATACGAGGACAACCTTTGCTTCCATCGCATCGGCGAAGTACCCGGCAGCGAGATTTATCAGCACTACCTACGGCTGATGCATAAAGACGACATCAACGACGAGGTGAAAAAATACATGAAGCTGGCACTGGACTATGGGAACAAGGAGTTCAACGACTGGTGA